A region from the Streptosporangium sp. NBC_01756 genome encodes:
- a CDS encoding DUF1998 domain-containing protein, producing the protein MKGKPIGGVRRAQLITTYGIGSLIAVGSESFMVAGIDRWAEISPYDHVIHERRLEKELGVQCFRLPPASDSDKYGDIPVIRFPEIQSCPGCNRLAKARFFGATRSPAKCKECDRELVPSRFVVCCAAGHIDDFPYFRWLHKGGDVSSADGRKHDLKLKAAGRSASLGDIEISCSCGVRPVTLEGALSKGALRGISPCTGRRPWLGDVPKEECEEFPRAMQRGASGVWFADVRSAISIPPWSEGVHKLVERNWKSLRKAPNLRERLEELDLANHRHFSMEEIIQAVEKRRQDEVGHTDSSEEALKFEEYQALVRTTEEKPWKQDFVCTPWQDGTLTSDLAVDKIMRVKRLREVRVLRGFSRLAAPSSVNSGRRASLYAADNRPDWLPAIQVIGEGVFLRIDDARLAVWESLPQVQARAALINAAYQGRFAGFGLAPDREITPRMVMIHTLAHSIIAEWSLNSGYPAASLRERLYVSDKMTGFLIYTATSDSAGSLGGIIAQVESGNLPSSMRTAIDRMSWCSADPLCIESDASGTDNLNLAACHACVLLPETSCEEFNTLLDRALLTGTPEQPDLGFFVHVSKGVSRPEA; encoded by the coding sequence GTGAAGGGAAAACCCATCGGGGGCGTGCGCCGCGCCCAGCTCATCACCACCTATGGAATCGGTTCCCTGATCGCTGTCGGCAGTGAGTCGTTTATGGTTGCTGGGATTGATCGTTGGGCGGAAATCAGCCCTTATGACCATGTTATTCATGAGCGTCGGCTAGAGAAAGAGCTCGGCGTTCAATGCTTCCGTCTACCACCCGCATCCGACAGTGACAAGTACGGAGACATTCCTGTCATACGGTTCCCGGAGATCCAGTCTTGTCCAGGATGCAATCGACTCGCGAAGGCGAGATTTTTTGGGGCTACGCGGAGTCCGGCAAAATGCAAGGAGTGCGATCGAGAACTGGTGCCCTCCCGGTTCGTCGTATGCTGCGCTGCCGGGCATATCGATGACTTTCCGTACTTCCGTTGGCTCCATAAGGGGGGTGACGTCTCCAGTGCAGATGGCCGCAAGCATGACCTGAAACTCAAGGCCGCGGGGCGCAGCGCGTCTCTCGGAGACATCGAAATCTCGTGCTCCTGCGGCGTACGTCCTGTCACCTTGGAAGGGGCGCTCAGCAAAGGGGCTCTGCGAGGCATCAGCCCATGCACGGGGAGACGCCCATGGCTCGGCGATGTGCCAAAGGAGGAATGCGAAGAATTCCCCCGAGCCATGCAGCGAGGTGCTTCGGGGGTTTGGTTCGCTGATGTGCGCTCTGCCATCTCCATACCTCCTTGGTCTGAAGGCGTCCATAAGCTGGTGGAGCGGAATTGGAAGTCATTGCGAAAGGCTCCTAATCTTAGAGAACGTCTCGAAGAGCTGGATCTGGCGAATCATCGCCACTTCAGCATGGAAGAAATCATTCAGGCAGTCGAAAAGCGTCGCCAGGACGAGGTCGGGCATACGGACTCATCCGAAGAGGCACTTAAGTTCGAGGAGTATCAAGCACTGGTCCGGACGACAGAGGAGAAACCTTGGAAACAGGACTTCGTCTGCACGCCCTGGCAAGATGGCACGCTCACCTCTGATTTGGCTGTCGATAAAATCATGCGAGTTAAGCGTCTACGTGAAGTCCGTGTCCTCCGAGGCTTTTCACGGCTTGCCGCCCCCAGTTCAGTAAACTCAGGCCGTCGTGCCTCGCTTTATGCTGCCGATAATCGCCCTGACTGGCTTCCTGCTATCCAGGTCATCGGTGAAGGAGTGTTCCTTCGGATTGACGATGCTCGCCTGGCGGTCTGGGAGTCCCTGCCGCAGGTACAGGCTCGTGCTGCCCTTATCAATGCAGCCTACCAAGGGCGTTTTGCGGGATTCGGGCTGGCCCCAGATCGGGAGATCACTCCTCGCATGGTTATGATTCATACTCTGGCTCACTCAATCATTGCCGAGTGGAGTCTCAACTCCGGTTATCCTGCGGCGTCTTTGCGTGAACGGCTATACGTATCAGACAAAATGACCGGCTTCTTGATTTACACGGCTACCAGTGATTCTGCCGGCAGTCTCGGTGGAATCATCGCTCAAGTGGAGTCCGGCAATCTGCCCTCGTCCATGCGCACAGCGATTGATCGCATGTCCTGGTGCTCGGCGGATCCTCTCTGCATTGAGTCTGACGCGAGCGGAACGGACAATCTTAATCTCGCCGCATGTCATGCCTGCGTCCTGCTTCCTGAGACCAGCTGCGAGGAATTCAACACGCTGCTCGACCGAGCTCTCCTGACGGGCACCCCCGAACAGCCAGATCTAGGATTTTTCGTGCATGTCTCCAAGGGGGTCAGTCGACCTGAGGCATAG
- a CDS encoding UvrD-helicase domain-containing protein, with amino-acid sequence MTVLDQLTEAQRQLVEQPATARLIVTAAAGTGKTFTLIERLVYLIEEEGLDAADLLVLSFSRAAVREVRNRLLRHGTAATHVEVRTFDSYATWILSEAYPDGPWQRQSFDRRIREAVRLLKEDSDAADLVGETRHLVVDEVQDLVGDRAELVKTLLETDLDGFTLLGDPAQGIYGFQLDDPKERMAGAAQLYDWLRAHFGGDLIEAALTENFRARESEARVALPYGSALGVADADFSSIQRELRTKFLSGDSLGTLEQAVPVLSRLATPTALLCRANDEVLLISRQLHALGIPHRLQRAAQDRVVPSWVGALFRELDTKQPTKASVQEVLRRHGADPEGAWDLVQRMNSDRRGDVLDLTAVRGHLIRGDIPDELTQHHLEMLVISTVHRVKGLEFDQVILVDPGDAPDDDPIEQAERARLMYVAMTRPRDLLIHMKPIGKLSKGYLKKQSDGRWAELGFKAGHRLGMEIRIDDINVEEPAGTLGFQGDPGKIQHYLAARVRRGDVVSLIRTAASASEEPPRYVIEHEGQGIGVTTDAFSRALRVLLPGRGRLPSAVRDIRVDCVETVVGREAAGVNAGLGWSGVWLCPRIIGLGRFDWGGESA; translated from the coding sequence ATGACCGTTCTCGATCAACTGACGGAGGCACAACGGCAGCTCGTTGAACAGCCGGCGACGGCTCGCCTGATCGTGACCGCGGCTGCTGGCACTGGGAAGACGTTCACATTGATCGAGCGCCTTGTTTACCTCATTGAAGAGGAAGGACTGGACGCCGCCGATCTCTTGGTCTTGAGTTTCTCCCGTGCTGCCGTACGTGAGGTGAGAAACCGGCTTCTCCGCCATGGAACCGCTGCGACTCATGTCGAAGTACGAACCTTCGACTCTTATGCCACCTGGATACTGTCGGAGGCTTACCCTGACGGCCCATGGCAGAGGCAGAGCTTCGATCGACGCATCCGTGAAGCGGTACGTCTGTTGAAGGAAGATTCCGATGCTGCAGATCTGGTAGGCGAGACACGGCATCTGGTCGTGGACGAGGTTCAGGACCTCGTGGGAGACCGAGCCGAGCTTGTTAAAACACTGCTGGAAACCGACCTCGACGGCTTCACTCTTCTGGGTGACCCGGCCCAAGGCATCTACGGCTTCCAACTCGACGACCCGAAAGAGCGTATGGCCGGCGCGGCACAGCTCTATGACTGGTTGCGAGCTCACTTCGGTGGTGATCTGATCGAGGCTGCGCTGACGGAGAACTTCCGTGCTCGCGAATCGGAGGCTAGGGTCGCTCTTCCCTACGGTTCCGCCCTCGGTGTCGCGGATGCAGACTTCAGCAGCATCCAACGCGAACTGCGCACCAAGTTTCTGTCCGGTGACTCCCTTGGCACTCTCGAACAAGCCGTACCTGTCCTGTCCCGCCTAGCTACACCCACCGCGTTGCTATGCCGGGCAAACGACGAGGTACTCCTGATTTCGCGGCAGCTTCATGCACTCGGCATACCGCACCGCCTGCAACGTGCGGCTCAAGATCGAGTCGTCCCCTCGTGGGTCGGTGCTCTCTTCCGAGAGCTTGACACCAAGCAGCCGACCAAAGCCTCCGTTCAGGAGGTACTGAGACGGCACGGGGCCGATCCAGAAGGAGCCTGGGACCTTGTCCAGAGAATGAACTCCGACCGCCGTGGTGACGTGCTAGATCTCACCGCCGTTCGAGGACACCTAATCCGTGGGGACATCCCTGACGAACTCACTCAGCATCATCTGGAGATGCTCGTCATCTCCACGGTTCACCGAGTCAAAGGACTGGAGTTCGACCAAGTCATCCTTGTCGATCCGGGTGATGCACCGGATGACGATCCCATTGAGCAGGCGGAGCGGGCCCGGCTCATGTACGTGGCGATGACCCGACCGCGGGACCTGCTGATACACATGAAGCCGATCGGCAAGCTCTCCAAGGGGTACCTCAAGAAGCAGAGCGACGGCCGGTGGGCGGAACTTGGGTTCAAGGCGGGACACCGTCTGGGCATGGAGATCCGCATTGACGACATTAACGTGGAGGAGCCTGCGGGAACCCTTGGTTTTCAAGGTGATCCAGGGAAGATCCAGCACTATCTAGCGGCCCGAGTACGTCGCGGCGACGTCGTCTCTCTCATCCGAACGGCAGCCTCTGCTTCCGAAGAACCGCCTCGATACGTCATAGAGCACGAGGGCCAAGGCATTGGGGTGACCACAGATGCCTTCTCCCGGGCACTACGCGTGCTCCTACCCGGCCGTGGCCGACTGCCCTCCGCAGTAAGGGACATCCGCGTGGACTGTGTGGAAACTGTCGTCGGGCGTGAAGCGGCCGGGGTCAACGCCGGGTTGGGCTGGTCCGGCGTGTGGTTGTGTCCTCGGATCATCGGATTAGGTCGTTTCGACTGGGGTGGAGAATCGGCATGA
- a CDS encoding helicase-related protein: MSFEKHYVFRDELVTQLERDLVGPAGSAEETITDPPITKYAAGILFPQSQDAVSDTHAVDEEPENRHSDDAPDPAVTMANVRYPSSMGMTVSVDLAVAEEIFVEIKAARYISETFTEGRRNRTSAVADERWRREDLVIKPRSIRVSVARQCRIPLADNLELFVRVRSADSRGAVAVTLALLNRARSSVTADRDALAFFQPCITVKSVDGSAAFVERPSPGSVDTDEELNSYRLLYRHAASFATGHGCAVEWEPAEIGINDVETESSTRWIRTTFAPRYDLRLADSNPAIDVGRLGMHNLATASDAEVISALTAFSAGYRSWIECRRGQAAKITDNAMRTTAVEHLDRCTSACDRMEAGINLLGNTDDPAPMEAFRLSNMAMAMQRSRTDWLKSSKRDSLVPDETSGAWRPFQIAFMLLSLRGISDRDSDDRDVADVLWFPTGGGKTEAYLGLIAFATFLRRLRDPRNGGGVTVLMRYTLRLLTVQQFERAALLICCMEKLRSDQPNRLGHTDISIGMWVGRGSTPNTLEEAKRSLRKLARNEEVQEENPVQIRSCCWCGTALDHMNYKVADKGDRLIIACETPNCHFAGGLPVHVVDDIIYSVRPTLIIATADKFAGLPWKPEIGNLFNHFTDEPPPELVVQDELHLISGPLGTLAGLYETAVDMVGGRPKVVASTATIRRAVYQGRALFDRRVEQFPSPGLDARDSYFSVETPPSRKASRRYMGLMAPAISQTSLMIRTYAALLHHAQAIEGDDSVRDAYWTLLGYFNSLRLLGGAKLQVQDDVNDRLDLLSESLGQKRRNIGRDIELTSREPSSAIPGHLQDMATPFPDALGVILATNMISVGVDVDRLGLMVMMGQPQSTSEYIQATSRVGRNWPGLVVTLFNAARSRDRSHYENFFTYHSALYRQVEATSVTPFSTRARDRGLHAVIVGLARLMIPKARPKNAAAFINEFEDQLREVCDRVLSRVERVAGSAERDATAMEIDEIIGKWRDAADAEPSLIYGTYRQPGLLVDAGRWDESDDQILHSFETLWSLRDVDVESTIYLDRGVR, encoded by the coding sequence ATGAGCTTCGAGAAGCATTACGTGTTCCGTGACGAGCTGGTCACCCAATTGGAGCGAGACTTAGTTGGTCCAGCTGGCTCGGCCGAGGAGACGATCACAGACCCGCCGATCACCAAATATGCGGCCGGTATCCTCTTCCCACAATCGCAAGACGCCGTCAGCGACACACATGCCGTGGATGAGGAGCCTGAGAACAGGCATTCTGATGATGCTCCTGACCCTGCGGTCACAATGGCCAATGTCCGTTATCCGTCTTCCATGGGAATGACCGTTTCCGTAGACCTCGCCGTCGCAGAGGAGATCTTTGTCGAGATAAAAGCTGCGCGCTATATATCCGAGACGTTTACCGAAGGGCGGCGCAACAGAACCAGCGCTGTGGCCGACGAGCGTTGGCGTCGAGAGGATCTGGTAATCAAGCCTCGAAGCATTCGGGTTTCGGTGGCGAGGCAGTGTCGAATACCCCTGGCCGATAACCTGGAGCTGTTTGTCCGCGTACGGTCAGCAGACTCGCGCGGGGCCGTCGCAGTCACCCTGGCCCTCCTAAACCGCGCTCGATCGTCGGTGACTGCCGATCGTGACGCGTTGGCATTCTTTCAACCTTGCATAACGGTCAAGAGCGTTGATGGATCCGCGGCTTTTGTAGAGCGTCCTTCCCCTGGTTCGGTTGACACCGACGAGGAGCTGAACTCCTATCGGCTGCTCTACCGACACGCGGCTTCCTTTGCCACGGGTCACGGCTGTGCGGTCGAATGGGAGCCGGCTGAGATCGGGATCAACGATGTGGAGACAGAGAGCTCCACTCGTTGGATCCGCACGACGTTCGCCCCCAGGTATGACCTGCGATTGGCTGACTCGAACCCCGCCATCGACGTAGGTCGGCTCGGGATGCACAACCTCGCTACGGCATCCGACGCGGAAGTCATATCGGCGCTTACGGCATTTTCCGCTGGCTATCGGTCCTGGATCGAATGCAGACGCGGGCAGGCAGCAAAGATCACCGACAACGCCATGCGGACGACCGCTGTCGAGCACCTGGACAGGTGCACCTCGGCGTGCGATCGAATGGAAGCGGGGATCAACCTGCTCGGAAATACTGATGATCCGGCTCCTATGGAGGCATTCCGGCTTTCAAACATGGCTATGGCTATGCAACGTTCACGAACAGACTGGTTGAAGTCTTCGAAGCGTGATTCCCTTGTCCCGGACGAGACTTCAGGGGCCTGGAGGCCCTTCCAGATCGCTTTCATGCTTCTCTCGCTACGCGGAATTTCTGATCGTGATTCCGATGATCGAGACGTCGCCGATGTTCTGTGGTTTCCCACAGGAGGTGGTAAAACCGAGGCCTATTTGGGTCTGATCGCCTTCGCGACCTTCTTGAGGCGACTCCGTGATCCCCGAAACGGTGGTGGGGTCACTGTCCTCATGCGGTACACGCTGAGACTGCTCACCGTCCAGCAGTTTGAACGTGCTGCCCTGCTTATCTGCTGCATGGAGAAACTCCGCAGCGATCAGCCCAACCGACTTGGGCATACCGATATCTCTATCGGTATGTGGGTGGGACGAGGATCTACTCCCAACACCCTTGAAGAGGCGAAGCGCTCGCTGCGCAAGCTGGCGAGGAACGAAGAGGTTCAAGAGGAAAATCCGGTACAGATCAGGTCCTGTTGTTGGTGTGGAACGGCGCTCGACCATATGAATTACAAGGTTGCCGACAAGGGTGATCGGCTGATCATCGCCTGTGAAACACCGAACTGTCACTTCGCAGGCGGGCTTCCCGTCCATGTTGTTGACGACATCATCTACAGCGTTCGTCCCACTCTGATCATCGCCACTGCGGACAAGTTCGCCGGACTCCCATGGAAGCCTGAGATTGGCAACCTCTTCAACCATTTCACCGATGAACCTCCGCCCGAACTTGTCGTCCAGGACGAACTCCACCTCATATCCGGTCCGCTCGGAACCTTGGCAGGACTTTACGAGACAGCCGTGGACATGGTCGGCGGTCGGCCTAAAGTCGTGGCCTCTACGGCCACCATTCGGCGAGCCGTCTACCAAGGGCGAGCGCTGTTCGATCGTCGCGTAGAACAGTTCCCATCACCAGGTCTGGATGCCCGTGACTCCTACTTCTCCGTTGAGACACCTCCTTCACGTAAGGCAAGCAGGCGGTACATGGGATTGATGGCCCCCGCCATCAGCCAGACCAGCCTTATGATCCGCACTTACGCAGCCCTACTCCATCACGCACAGGCGATCGAAGGGGACGACTCGGTTCGCGACGCTTACTGGACTCTCCTGGGCTACTTCAACAGCCTTAGGCTCCTCGGTGGTGCCAAGCTTCAAGTCCAGGACGACGTCAATGACCGGCTTGATCTGCTCAGTGAAAGCCTCGGGCAAAAGAGACGTAATATCGGCCGTGACATCGAGCTGACCAGCCGTGAACCGTCCAGCGCCATCCCTGGGCACCTTCAGGATATGGCCACCCCTTTCCCGGACGCACTAGGCGTCATCCTCGCCACCAACATGATCTCTGTTGGAGTTGACGTGGATCGACTCGGGCTCATGGTCATGATGGGACAACCGCAGTCCACATCCGAGTACATTCAGGCGACCAGTCGCGTCGGCAGAAATTGGCCAGGGCTTGTGGTCACCCTGTTCAACGCAGCTCGGTCCCGAGATCGGTCTCATTACGAAAATTTTTTCACTTACCACTCCGCTTTGTATCGCCAGGTAGAGGCGACCAGCGTGACACCGTTCTCTACGAGAGCGCGAGATCGAGGTTTGCATGCTGTCATCGTTGGTCTTGCCCGGCTCATGATTCCAAAAGCTCGCCCGAAGAATGCTGCAGCCTTCATCAATGAGTTTGAGGACCAACTTCGTGAAGTGTGCGACAGGGTGCTGTCGCGTGTGGAAAGGGTTGCTGGTTCCGCCGAGCGGGACGCGACCGCCATGGAGATCGACGAGATCATCGGTAAGTGGCGAGATGCCGCCGACGCAGAGCCATCACTTATATATGGCACTTACCGACAGCCGGGGCTCCTGGTCGACGCGGGTCGTTGGGACGAGTCTGATGATCAAATCCTCCACTCCTTTGAAACGCTCTGGAGTCTGCGTGATGTCGACGTGGAATCCACGATTTACTTGGACAGGGGAGTACGGTGA